A portion of the Anas platyrhynchos isolate ZD024472 breed Pekin duck chromosome 26, IASCAAS_PekinDuck_T2T, whole genome shotgun sequence genome contains these proteins:
- the LOC101801727 gene encoding methanethiol oxidase → MAKCGACGPGYATPLDAMKGPREEILYLPCIYRNTGIEKPDYLATVDVDPKSPHYCQVIHRLPMPNLKDELHHSGWNACSSCYGDASKRRNRLILPSLISSRIYVVDVGTDPKAPRIHKVVEPVELFWKGNVANPHTSHCLGNGDILISCLGDPSGNGKGGFLLLDGETFEVKGNWEKGEKVPPFGYDFWYQPRHNVLMSTEWGAPKVLANGFNPADVEKGHYGRHINVWDWNSHTYIQKIDLGKDSIPLEIRFLHNPDAAEGFVGCALNSTVHRFYKTEKGNWAAEKVIEVPSKKVQGWLLPDMPGLITDVLISLDDRFLYFSNWLHGDIRQYDISNTRKPKLVGQVFLGGSIIKGGPVTVVEDKELQCQPEPFVIKGKRVQGGPQMIQLSLDGKRLYVTSSLYSGWDKQFYPDLVKEGSVMLQVDVDTERGGLKVNKNFLVDFGKEPDGPVLAHEIRYPGGDNTSDIWI, encoded by the exons ATGG CAAAATGTGGAGCATGTGGTCCAGGATACGCAACTCCTCTGGATGCCATGAAAG GTCCCCGGGAGGAGATCTTGTACCTGCCCTGCATCTACCGAAACACTGGGATAGAGAAGCCTGACTACCTGGCCACTGTGGATGTtgaccccaaatctccccacTACTGTCAG GTCATCCACCGCCTGCCCATGCCCAATCTTAAAGATGAGCTCCATCATTCAGGGTGGAACGCCTGTAGCAGCTGCTATGGGGATGCTTCAAAGAGAAGAAATCGTCTCATTCTACCAAGTCTGATCTCGTCTCGCATTTATGTGGTGGATGTGGGAACGGACCCGAAGGCTCCTAGAATCCATAAG GTTGTGGAACCGGTGGAGCTGTTCTGGAAGGGTAATGTGGCTAATCCTCACACCTCTCACTGTCTGGGCAATGGTGACATATTAAtcagctgtttgggagatcctTCTGGCAATGGAAAAG GTGGCTTTCTTTTGCTCGATGGAGAGACCTTTGAAGTGAAAGGAAACtgggagaaaggggagaaggtCCCCCCCTTTGGTTATGACTTCTGGTATCAGCCACGGCATAATGTCCTGATGAGCACTGAGTGGGGAGCCCCAAAAGTCTTGGCAAATGGGTTTAACCCCGCTGATGTAGAGAAAG GGCATTATGGCCGTCATATTAATGTGTGGGACTGGAACTCTCATACTTACATTCAGAAAATTGACTTGGGGAAGGACTCCATTCCTCTGGAAATCCGATTCCTCCACAATCCGGATGCTGCAGAAGGGTTTGTTGGATGTGCTCTGAATAGTACAGTACATCGGTTTTACAAGACGGAG AAAGGAAACTGGGCAGCAGAGAAGGTGATTGAAGTACCCAGCAAGAAGGTGCAAGGATGGCTTCTCCCTGACATGCCTG GTCTTATTACCGATGTCCTCATCTCACTGGATGACAGGTTCCTGTATTTCAGCAACTGGCTGCACGGAGACATCCGTCAGTATGATATCTCCAACACTCGCAAACCCAAGCTGGTGGGTCAG GTATTTCTGGGAGGCAGTATCATAAAAGGTGGACCTGTAACTGTAGTGGAAGACAAGGAGCTGCAGTGTCAGCCAGAGCCATTTGTGATCAAa GGGAAGAGAGTGCAAGGTGGACCTCAGATGATTCAGCTTAGTTTGGATGGGAAGAGATTGTATGTCACCAGCTCTCTCTACAGTGGATGGGACAAGCAGTTCTACCCAGATCTTGTCAA GGAAGGCTCTGTTATGCTGCAGGTTGATGTGGATACTGAAAGAGGTGGATTGAAAGTGAACAAAAACTTCCTAGTGGATTTTGGGAAGGAGCCTGATGGGCCTGTTCTAGCTCATGAGATTCGTTATCCTGGAGGAGACAATACCTCCGACATCTGGATTTAA